The DNA segment GCCGCCGGAGGAAGACAGAGCGCCGCCGTATGGAGGTGACGGCATGACAACCACCCTCACCACGAGGACGACCGCCCTCAGCACGAGGACGCCGTCCGTCACCGCGAAGTGGCGCAGCGCACTGCTCTACGCCTCGGTCGCCGCCGTCGTCGCCTGCTGCCTGGCGCCCTTCTACTGGATGCTGGTCTCCAGCCTGCGCCGCACCTCGGACATCTTCGACACCTCGCTCGTGCCGTCCCCGGTGTCCTTCGAGAACTACCGGGCCGTGTTCGACCCGGCGCAGGGCTTCGGCCGGGCGCTGCTGAACAGCCTGGTCGTCGCCGGGGTCACCACCGTGCTGGCCCTGGTGCTGGCGACGTTCACCGCCTATGCGATGGCCCGGCTGGAGTTCCGCGGCAAGCGGCTGATCCTGACGCTCGTCATCGCGACCTCGATGTTCCCGGTGGTGTCGATCGTGGTCCCGCTGCTGAAGCTGTTCACCGACGTCGGCTGGATCAACACCTACCAGGCGATGATCGTGCCGAGCATGTCCTTCGCGCTGCCGCTGGCGGTGTGGAACCTGACCACGTTCTTCCGGCAGATGCCGGACGAGCTGGAGCACGCGGCGATGGTCGACGGCTGCACGCGCGGCCAGGCGTTCCGCAAGGTCATCATCCCGCTCGCCGCGCCGGGCATCTTCACCACGGCGATCATCACGTTCATCGCCGCCTGGAACGAGTTCCTCATCGCCCTGTCGATGACCAACAAGCCCGACATGCAGACCGCGCCGGTCGCCATCTCGAAGTTCACCGGCGCGACGACGTACGAGACGCCGTTCGGCAGCCAGATGGCCGCGGGCGTCCTCGTCACGGTCCCGCTGGTGGTCATGGTGCTGCTCTTCCAGCGCCGCATCGTCGCCGGACTCACGGCGGGCGCGGCGAAGTAACCGCCCCCCTTCCGCAACCGTTTCTCTCCCTCCCCCCAACGACCAAGGAGATACCCAGCCTTGTCCCCCACCTCCGCGCCCTGGTGGCGCAGCGCCGTCATCTACCAGGTCTACATCCGCAGCTTCGCCGACGGGAACGGCGACGGTGTCGGCGACATCGCCGGCATCCGCTCCCGACTGCCGTACCTGAAGTCGCTGGGCGTGGACGCCATCTGGATCAACCCCTGGTACAAGTCCCCGATGGCGGACCACGGCTACGACGTGGCCGACTTCCGCGAGATCGACCCGGTGTTCGGCACGGTCGCCGAGGCCGAGCAGCTCATCGAGGAGGCGCACGCGCACGGGATCCGCGTCATCCCCGACATCGTGCCCAACCACACCTCCGACCGGCACGCCTGGTTCCAGGAGGCGCTGGCGGCGGGCCCCGGCAGCCCGGAGCGGGAACGCTACGTCTTCCGCGAGGGCCGGGGCGACGACGGCTCC comes from the Streptomyces sp. NBC_00443 genome and includes:
- a CDS encoding carbohydrate ABC transporter permease — translated: MTTTLTTRTTALSTRTPSVTAKWRSALLYASVAAVVACCLAPFYWMLVSSLRRTSDIFDTSLVPSPVSFENYRAVFDPAQGFGRALLNSLVVAGVTTVLALVLATFTAYAMARLEFRGKRLILTLVIATSMFPVVSIVVPLLKLFTDVGWINTYQAMIVPSMSFALPLAVWNLTTFFRQMPDELEHAAMVDGCTRGQAFRKVIIPLAAPGIFTTAIITFIAAWNEFLIALSMTNKPDMQTAPVAISKFTGATTYETPFGSQMAAGVLVTVPLVVMVLLFQRRIVAGLTAGAAK